The Epinephelus lanceolatus isolate andai-2023 chromosome 14, ASM4190304v1, whole genome shotgun sequence region caccttggtttttgctcccatttttcaagGATTTAATTGAAAGATCTAAGAGTTTTTCTTTGTACTCATTAGATATATTTCTgtcaaattttggtcacaaatttgttaaattCCATCTAAGTGAGCACTTTACCCAGAttatccatccacctgacaggtgtagCGTATCAAGATGCTGACTAAACAGCATGGTTTTTACACAGGTGTGCCTGTCACATTGGGCCTTTCACAAACCACCCACTACACCCTCACCCTACCCATCCGGAGCATCTGTCACATTAAGTGCTATCCAAAGCCAACTGGCAGGGTGTAAGTGGGTTATAAAACCTTCCATAGTAAGCCTGCATCGATGTCgacttactgtgtgtgtttgtcatggaAGGTGCTCAGTACAATTAAAATTCTATGCGACTAACTTGACAAATGTAAACTGCTCAAGCTAAAATAGACATTTAATATTGTCATAGGGATGTTAACATGTCAAAGGTTACAATGTATTTAGGATAAAATATACCCTTCTGTCGTCTCTAGAGTCTAGCTTGTTGCTGTATTTATACCTTCCACCTTAATGAAGGAtgcttcattcagctgtgaaGGTGACTACAAAAGGAGCGGGAGTGGGTAGAGTCCGGTTTGGGAAAGGCCCAAAAAATGGGCACTCTAAagtgtgcagtttgatcacatgacacaatgccacagatgtcgcaagctTCGAGGGAGCGTGCCATTGGCATGCAGACTGCAGGAATGTCTACCAAAGCTGCGCATGAAGTTGAACACATGGAATAATGAACACCTGAAACATGAAACACACTTCTCATTGTTCTTGTCATCAGTGACTCATATTTGGTTTCCTTTGTGGACGGCTTTATCGCCATGCCAGATAGCTGGCTCAGCTTTGGCGTCACATCTACATCTGGAGCTGATGTACAGATGCAGATGCTTTGTAAAGGGAAGCACGGCATCCTGGTGACCCTCCTCTCACTTCTGATGTACATAGTTTGCCTCCGTTTCCAAGGCAACAACAAGTCTGGCTGCAACACTGCTGAGATGGCCACAAAAGATTTGCTTTGTATAGTTGGCCCATACACCCCCACATTCAGTGAGCGCAAAAACCTTTGTCTTCTGTGTTATTGTCCCTAGTCTAGGGAAACCTAGACATAACATACCATGTGACTCCCTACACTTCCCACAACCAAGAAAGGCCAGCTACACAGTATTTATCAGAAATCAAAATTAGCAGTTTATTTCAAACTTCAGAGTTGAGCtacgcccaaaatataaaacaaaagtcCACTTGTTTAACCCACGCAGCAGCCTCAgaggctgaaaatgaagccaatgcagaagtgccgacaactgcagttcatcaaattgccacttgaggctggctccaataGACTCCCATAttgaaatgcccaacttaacagcagaatgTTGACAgcattttacaaaaaacacttttggtctctaactaatttcaacattcatgacaactgttcaGGGCATGAATGTTTTCACAACTTCACATTTGATCAAGGCTTAGcattatgcatatttaaggcaAGGGTGGAAATTCAATTTCATTGTTGAGGGGggcaataaacaaatatttcacaaGAGCAATTTTTGGGGGGGGGCAACAAAGTTGCAGTCAGATTTACTGTTGTAACACATCTAAATGGAACGGGCAAATGTatttaataattatattaaaagtaataataatggttAGAATGGTAAATGgtacccattcacacacacatttatacactggtggccgaggctaccatacaaggtgccacctgctactcagtttttaacacacttgcACACCGATGGCagcatcatcgggagcaatttggggttcggtatcttgctcaaggatacttcgacatgcagaatggaggagccagggatcgaactactgatcttctgattggtggacgacccgctctacctctgagaaCAGCATCCCTTATCAATACAGTAGCCCCTATATTAAGATTTTTAATAATGTTCAACCTGCATTACCAAGAATGACTAGGAAGTGATGTAAAGGatataatatttttatacatattCTTTACTACATCCACAAATTTGCCATTAATACCTGCTTTTAACAATTTGTACCATAGTACAGTCCTCCAAACTTTATCAAATGCCTTACTATAGTTAATAAAAGAACagaacaaacttttttttaaaaaaacatatacaaCAATACATTTCAGTCAGTTTCAACAAAAGATGATATATGATTGATAGTGGAGTAACTCCCAAATCCTGCCTGAGTTTCCCCTCAGGATAGAATTATCCTCACAAAACTTACATAACCTtacatttactacatttgtgaacagaggtcagaggttcaAGTTTCACCTTTCAATAAATTGTTACAACCATTTCTGAAAGAAGGTGCAACACAAGTGATGACAATTGTTATTCATATCTACCAGGGTCGCCCAAACCAACCATTACTGATGGTTACAGTGTCGTTACCAACAGAAATATCAAAGATGTAAAAACAAAGTCCCTCATAATGAAGACTGAAATAGTGAGTGATGCAAGGGGCCATCCAACTGGTAAGAAttaatatttctcatgtatTCTGTGCAGAATGTAATCCTAAAATGAAAAGTTGTAAAATACATAACTTGGCTTCAGTAAAGCTTATTTACATCTCCATCTTGGTTTAGGCCTTTTATACACACACTTTTTAGTGCAAGAAGGCAACATTTACATGGAGCTTTTTATTTCTACTTTCAGGAGATGCTGTTGGACAGTAGGCACATTTCACTGCACTTGGTTCCAGTGTAATTTGTGCTGATAACGTATCTGGTGTCACTGTGACAGGGAACATGGATCTATCAGTAACTGTGAAACCATCACGAGTATGTGTAGGGAACATTTTACCAACTTCTGTTAcatatttcttttgtttatatAGATTCTGTCTGGACATTACAGTAACACTGCTTTCTTCCTCTCAGGCATGGTAGATGGGACATCGCTTTCCTCTCAGGTACAGTACATACACAgtaaaatgcacatttttaggTTAAGCACATatagcgagcagcagcagcgacccaccatctgacaccggcacaccgtgaggacagaaacagagagttTTTGTAAACACATATctgaagaacaccttgagggaagctcttcaaatttgacacaaatgtccactttgacttAACAATAAACTCATTAGATTTTGAAGctaaaggttaaggtcactgtgaccttgtgtctgtctcattcttgtgaacaaaTATCTTAATAGCACCTTCAGTGATTTTTCATAAATTTTTCACAAACACCCAGTTTGACTCAAGAATTAACTGAGAAGAATTTGGGggctgaaggtcaaaggtcactgtgacctcacaaactCAAGcatcatatgctaattatgacaacattttccacaaatgtctaataggataaaatgatggattgatgacattttatatccaaaaggtcaaaggtcaacttcgctgtgacatcataacattctgcaaaaacaactcaggaacagaaggggagacatttggttagatactgaattggtgacactaatcttgagtgtctaccttgaaactgtgctgattgtatagctcGTCTGTGCTgttgggttgaagatgtgtgtgaggcatccatgttttcacagacatggatttaAACTGTAAGAGCAACTTTACCGGTTAGTGGAGGCGTACAGCCATGAGGCCACCCCCACATGAAAAAGTTTATTTAGTTGAAATAATTCAACAAATATACTTGTTGTATAAACtatatacagtatctcacataagtgagttcATCTctcccatttttggaaatatttaattttatcttttcatgggacaacactatagaaatgacactttgatataacttaaagtagtcagcgtacagcttgtatagtagtatagatttaccttcctctgaaaattactcaaaacacagccatcaacatgtaaacagctggcaacataagtgagtacaccccacagtgaacatgtccaaattgtgcctaaagtgtcaatattttgtgtgccagtcattattatctagcactgccttaacccttttgggcatggaattcaccagagctcacaggttgcttcaggaatcctctcccactcctccatgatgacatcatggagcagatggatgtgaagacaccttgagctcctccaccttcagcttgaggatgccccacaggtgcacaggtgagtttagggctggatacatacttggccagtccatcaccttcaccttcagcttcctcagcaaggcagctgtcatctactaggtgtgttttgggtcattatcatgttggaaaacttgataatgcacacaaaatattgacactttaggcacaacaCGTGTTCTTCCATCCACCAAATTTCTGTACTCACCATGCTGTTCAGGGAAGTTTATCTTACATACAAGGTGAGAAAGGGGACTACAAGCTGGACAGGTTACCAGTGACAAGGCAGAGAAACATTCACACTCAGGCAGACACTAAGAAAACAGTTGATCTCCACATGCACACCTACAAAATGCGCAGAAACATAAAAGCGGTGGCCAAGACTTTGTCCCATagtttcaaaaaataaaattggtaCTCAATGAGTGGAAGCAATAAGCTTCTCATTGAAATGTCACTGAAAATTAAGCTGGCTGTAAAGATTCACTCAAAATACATGAGTGATATGGTTTATctgtgtgctttgttttttaactgccCCATTTTACAGCTCAAAATACTGTTACAGGTACCTACCAagccactagatgtcacaagtgtacaagttttgttttttttgtttgccttGTTAAAGGGTTCCAAGGTCATGAAAAACCTGACAGTCATAGAATTTCACAATTAATTTTCTTACAATAATTACCATTTGGAATAAAGTATGGTATGcagttctgtttgtgttgtatGTTGTGTGTGGTCTTggaaattttattttgaaaaagtcaGGGAAAAGTTCTGAAATTTTGTACATGGAAATATGTGGGAACCCTGATGTTAATAAAAGTTGTCATGTATTTAATATACAGTGTTCCTATGCTCATGGAAAACTTGGAAATGACATCAATGAAAATTTTGTAAAAGTCATAGAATTTTGCTGTGTGTAAAAAAATTGATACAATAGTCTTTCATGGGTAACCTTCCACATTATGTAACATAACAGCAACATGGTAACTGGAAAAGTTTTTAAATACTGTCCATGAAAATATGCAGAACCCTGAATAACCCTGAATTTGTGATTCTGACGGGcatataacatataacataGACATATAACATATTTAAACTTATTCAACTTTAAAGAAATTTAccttaaagtggaaatagagttaaaattgtatttaaagTGGACATAGACATGCCATGTGATTGAACATataatgaagtaaatgttgattgcacaatgtaatggctgTAAAGACACCATCTgcatttagattggttccctataAGCAAATGAAAAAGTTGCAAGGCACTGAGGGTAGCAGAAAGTGATCCTGTTGTCTTTGCAACAGCGGCACCAACAATAATACCACTTGGAAACACATGACAGGTGAAAAGTTGAAAAGTTGTCTGCTTCCACTGTAAGGTTCCTCTGGAAATATGTcctatatttttgttttcttcttcaaCTCAACTTCCACATGCTCTGTTATAAACACATTCAATTTCCAAGATGAAAGCCAATGATCAAAACAAAGCATGAACATGAGTGcaacatgggtgttttattgGTTACACATTTCTCCTGACACTCATCCAGGTTTGGTGAACTGACCGCTGGGTAATGTGCTGTCCTGTGTGCTGTCCTGTGTAGTTGTGCCCAACAGATTGTCACAGTATGTCCGCTTTTGAATGCGCTGTATCATACGGCGTCCATAAAAGTCCCGATAATCTGCTGGGAGCTCATCCAGAGTGTGCAGTGCTCTCTCCAGTGCCTGAAGGGCGCGAGTCGCAGCCACAGGGTCCTTATTACCGTATGGGTCCTTTCTGTCATAGCTATCCACAGGTAGATGGCGCCAGAACACATTTACACCCACACCAAACTGCAGAGCCAGGGTATTGTGGAACCACAGAGCTGGGGAGAACAGGAGACTTGATGATGTAAAATCTGTCATATATGAGGAACTGTTTTCAGTATCacaagtttttgtcacatttgatGGAACTGTCACTATATCGAGACATTATTACATGAGATATACACCTCCCCATGGTGCTTCTggtggcatttgctagaatcaactgctgctgaacacaaacaaccaatcagaggtgAGGAggtttctcacctcaaatgttttcagaaacatatttcagcgtACTGTTTAGCAGTGAAAGTTAGAGCCTGGCTGTCATGTTGGAAACACTCGAGCCAAAAGGAAGCACTGCCCACCAGCTGGGGCAAATGTTCTCATgctacagctaaacagtacactaaaatatgttttcggaaacatttgaggtgacaaataagcagtgattgacatgactgataGCTGCATTAAGGACTGTTTGgctttgattggttgtttttgtgattcttgcaaatgccattaagCCCGATCACACCGAGACACATCGCTAGAAGCACATCACAAGCAAGACCATGGAGGCGTGAGCTCCTGTCTTGCACTGCTGTTTTTAGACAgcataaaagttaaaatattctcAACTTTTCAGCACAAGGCACAGAGTCACACCACTTGTCAATATTGCACTTGGCCcaagcagccaatcaaaacaagGAAGAAATGGCCGTGACTACTGTTTTAATGCTGGTAGATGTGGTAGGAACAGTGGGACAACGGCGAATGCAAATGAAAGGTTGATATTAGTGGAAAGTCACTCTATTACTGAAATACTAATCAACGATCACATGCATGGAGCTGCCAAGTGAGTTCCCCTGGTGAGTGTAATGCTGTTTACTATGCCGATGGCTCGCTAGTTAGCTGTTGGACTGTGAGAGCTCTACAAGGTATGTGAGAGGGAATTCCTATCTCATGTCATGATGGTATCAGATAGATAACTATCTGAGAGAGCCTACATGTGGGAGGGGCATGGGGGAAATTACAGGAaataagtttgtgtgtgttttttgttaatcACATTTGATCACCCAGTTGCGAATGCAGCCCTGCTTCACAGGCAAACCGCCCTGTTATGCACGACACGCTTTAACAAGATGTTTTTGTAGCGGCAGCGCCTTTGGGTTGTATTCATATGAATGCTGTAACACATCTTGATGTGATCGGGGCCTTAGAAGCACTacgaggaggaggaacatgatttttatataacaaaaagttattttcattacaaATTTTTGTTACTGGTTTAGCTTTAGCTTTAATGTGGACGGTTTGACCTACCAGGGATAAAAAGTAGATCTCCAGGCTCCAACACACACTCGTATCGCTTTGCCTTCACAAACTCAGGAAACCGTTTCAGGTCTGGGGAGTCGATGTCCAGAACTTCTGATTTATCACCTAATGGGTTACATTATaccaacttttcaaaaataattagGTAGATGCAGTTATATTTTGAGCATTAAAACAAAGTGGCATCTTTCCACAGCTGCTTGCCTGACAGGTAAAGGTGCAATGCATCCTGGGGGCTGTAGAGAACCACTCTCTTCATCCCTGTCACCTGAGCCAGCAGGTTATCCATCAcctgaaggaatgaaagagggagaaaaattTTGTAAGAGAGAAAAGTTTAAGCATTAATTCAGTGACACTTAACCTAAGGTCCTCAGACCAAATCTAGCACACAATAGGGTGTTGGATGGCCCACAGACCATTCTCTATTTCACAGTGAATGTGAACTAATAACACTGGGAAGTTTTTGTTgtactttaaatgtaaataaggtgccagggtgcattaaaaggaaaataacaacaataaacctTGTAGATCAATAAAAAGTGCCCCCGGCCCTTGGGCAAAACAAGTTAAAAATTATACTCATGCACTGCCCACACCTGTGCTCACTGGCCCTGACGCTGCACGTCCCACATTATGAGACCAGTGTCTGACTCAATGATACAGacaggcaaaaaaaataaaaataaaaatggaaattatTGGTAGAGAAACTACATGCAGGATACTCACATCGTAGTGTGTCCACAGCTGCAGACCACAGGAGCTGATGCGGAACACACTGGAGAAAAACTGCTCGGGTTCAAAGAACTGCGGGATGTGAAAATCCTCTGCCAAGTCTGGGAACTGTTTGCTCAGATCAGCAGGTTCCTGTGAGAGAGACATTTATATTCCTGGTCAAGAGCTTTTGCAGAGTCAGACTGAAGACATTTTGccacataaataacaaaaactcTCAGGTACAAAACCTAATGATTCATCTTCACAGATTCCACAACACTGAGTCCTCTTAATACCTTTCGTACGTCTTCTCCTAGTGATCGAAGATAGTAGCTCTCATCCTATAATAACACCAAAAACTTTGTGTCATTTAAGGATATATCATACTgtgaaaaaaacagtttatacCATATCCGTATTTTATGACCCTTGCCTCACACAGGAAGAAATCAGAGTGCTTTTTCTCAGATGCTCTTTTCACAAACTCCTTGAATGGCAGAGTCCTGTGAATAAAGAGGCATAGCTGGGAACTCTGCAGAGAAGGAGGACTgattggtgtgtttgtgtgtatgtgtgtgtgtgtgtgtgtgtgtgtgagagagagagagctcacTTGTAAACAAAGTTTTTGCGAAGGAAGTCCATCTGTGGCACAGTGGATACATGAATCTTCACTTCCTTATCTCTCCCTTTCTGTCCAAGATATTCAGCTGTCCATTTTTCTAGGCATGGTCCAAGACACATCCCTCTGAGCACGGCTGGTCTGCGCTGGAAAAGAATTGGTATAATTTAGCTGCCAATTCACATCTGCACAGCCTGTCTGATGGCAAATAAATGGACCCAGGATCTAATATTATTCACATTATTACACCTAACTTATAGTAGCACTCCACCAGTCACACAGGAGCTCTTTTAAGTTATAGAAAATAACCCAGATAATGTCATCAGACATTGTGTTACAAACTGAGGTCACAGAGTTTAACAGAGGTCCCTATTTACCAGGCTGGAGTGCTCTCATAGATAGACACTACTAAAATATATGATGGGAATTGTAGGAGTTTTTGGAACTCAGTATACCTGAAGTCAGGATACTTTGACCTTGAATGTCACTTCACACGcatgcaacaacaaaaactgacaAACTGGAAGCTAGTGGACTCTTCATATCAACAACTTTGACTTCATTTGGTAATGTCGTTTATAGTgatctaaaacagagaaaatcagTGCTTTGGCATAGGAAATGTCTACACTCATTAACTGATTCTCATCATTGTAGGCGAATAATCTTCTATCATCATCTGTTATTAATTAATGCTGCAGAGCCTCTCTGTAAACACCACCAGTAACGTAAGACCTGACCTGAGACATTGCCTTTTATATATGTCTAAGAAGTACCCAATGAATTGTCTTTCAAGTGTCAAATGACAGTTTTTCTTGTAACAATGagagtgacagcagcagaaaaagtcaaagaagcagcagcagtctaGAAACACGGTTGGATACTGTCATAATGACACTAGTCTCCAGGGTTTATCTCACCTCTGGATAAATCTGTCGCAGAAACACGTCCTTATCAACTTCTGTAAATATCGGCACAGGTAACGTTACTTTTTCCTGGAGCTCCATTTCACATGATTTGCTTCAGATATCCACCAGCTAGTGACAGTAAACAGCTCTTGAACGTATGGGGCGTCACATTATTAGTGTTCCCCATTGAAACAAAAAAGACTAAGTGAAAGTGGACTGTaaacccccctcccccccaaaaaaattgCTTCTTAGTTACAAAACGATGTGCTTGTTTGATAAATGCCAAAAATGGCGTCTGATTATCAGTATTTTGTGACATTAATATCTGTATATTTAAAATTGGCGATATGTTTCTAGCCGGAAGATATAAGTCCACGAACAAGAACGCTTCCgaggaaaaacaaagatgtCGCTTCCCATGTTAAGAGGTTGTTATAAGTTTCCATCGACATATAGCTTTACTCGtctatttttaaatgaaagtcTCGTTCTGAATCGGTCGGGTAAAACGCGGCTTCCGTCTTCATCGCCTGCCGCTTCGGCAGCAGCAGTCCGCCCGTACAGCTCCCACCGGGGCGGACAGAACCAGAAGGTGGTGGTTGTCGACATCCCAAATCCTTTTATCTGGTTTCGCACCCGAATATACTACTTCCTGATCAGGGCTTACTTTGATAAAGAGTTCAGCATTGAAGAGTTCACGGAGGGAGCCAAGCAGGtctgtaaatacctggaaacaCTGGGTGACAAAGTGGCTGTTACTCGACAGCTACAACTTCTCTGACAGATGTCAAGtacaaacataaaatacatttaatttatagGTCCCATATTATGTTAATTTTCAGGTTCATGAAtgcattttgggtttctacAACAACATATTTGCATGGTTTAGTGTTCTAAAACACcttatttttctcatactgtctgccTGACTATAACTGCGTTCATCCTCTTTCTAAAATGCTCCCTCtcagcgcctgtctctttaagtccCCCTCCTGAAAGGCCCAGTCttgtctgattggtcagtgtttcaggGTCTTTCACATCTATGTTTTTGATAGGTCTTATTACACAGAGATGGTGCTGTAGAGCTGCTATGACGTGTcttctttatgctgcctttacattttaacatatACAACATATGCTTTGTCAGCACTTaattaacaataacaatgacatagCATGgaaataacaatcatttacaatCTCTGATACATTgtggctgatcttgtcctctacttggagggtaaggagctcccaggacctaattgttttcccaatttgctgacatttttagccactattcttcttctttgagtaaGCTGCTAACTGCCATCCATGATTCCGTCCTGCTGACTGTCCCgtttatacagacatcattTAGGCGCTGTTCTATTTCTGACTTAGAGGCAGCTCTGTCCCCCCCATTCCGCCATTGTAcctttttatacagaatggcAAGGCAACATAACAGCATGAT contains the following coding sequences:
- the tyw5 gene encoding tRNA wybutosine-synthesizing protein 5, which produces MELQEKVTLPVPIFTEVDKDVFLRQIYPERRPAVLRGMCLGPCLEKWTAEYLGQKGRDKEVKIHVSTVPQMDFLRKNFVYKTLPFKEFVKRASEKKHSDFFLCEDESYYLRSLGEDVRKEPADLSKQFPDLAEDFHIPQFFEPEQFFSSVFRISSCGLQLWTHYDVMDNLLAQVTGMKRVVLYSPQDALHLYLSGDKSEVLDIDSPDLKRFPEFVKAKRYECVLEPGDLLFIPALWFHNTLALQFGVGVNVFWRHLPVDSYDRKDPYGNKDPVAATRALQALERALHTLDELPADYRDFYGRRMIQRIQKRTYCDNLLGTTTQDSTQDSTLPSGQFTKPG